One window of Desulfobaculum bizertense DSM 18034 genomic DNA carries:
- a CDS encoding ATP-binding protein, which yields MWNRLSLRGHIFFLLFSLVGITVAVGLMALWYALRVDGIMTTVVNRSTAAMRASEELTIALVEQKGITTYYFQDRDPQWLERLSQKNQNFRQWLDTAMKGDTGPEGMRLLQSIDTSYENYVQARDTVLERYRAGAEEEGTALHKLIRSQFASLLDLCQDYRHIHETALARSNKDIAGQLEAVRNASLATMPAVVVLGIFLAWVIVRMILRPIRQMADQMNVRPGVPLRPDDISDLGIRVRGLLDDVDSTHDQLERSQESLKQSEKWALTGKLAAGVAHSIRNPLTSVKIRLFSLGRSLRLNDDQKEDFEVITEEIRHIDGIARNFLEFSRPPKLQIQDVDVSDIVESALTLLRHRLDSYEVDIVHNRSEKSLPIHGDPDQLKEVLVNLLINACDAMGRGGSITLSAEKGYVRPMGDIVTLKVRDTGPGISEQHLSRLFQPFYSSKEEGTGLGLSIAKRIVEEHNGTITVKSRLGEGTTFTITLPAQEKGTWHRFS from the coding sequence ATGTGGAACAGGCTCTCTTTACGTGGACACATCTTTTTTCTGCTTTTTTCCTTGGTTGGCATAACGGTGGCCGTTGGGCTGATGGCGCTGTGGTATGCCCTGCGCGTGGATGGCATCATGACAACCGTTGTGAACAGGAGCACTGCGGCAATGCGGGCTTCGGAGGAGCTGACCATAGCCCTTGTGGAGCAGAAAGGCATTACGACCTATTATTTTCAGGACCGGGACCCGCAGTGGCTGGAACGGCTGTCGCAAAAGAACCAGAATTTTCGGCAGTGGCTGGATACCGCGATGAAGGGAGACACTGGGCCAGAGGGGATGCGTCTTCTCCAGTCCATTGACACCTCCTACGAAAACTATGTGCAGGCCCGCGATACCGTGCTGGAGCGCTACCGGGCCGGGGCAGAGGAAGAGGGCACTGCCCTGCATAAACTTATTCGTAGCCAGTTTGCGTCACTTTTGGACCTCTGTCAGGACTATCGCCATATTCATGAAACAGCTCTCGCTCGGTCCAACAAAGATATCGCAGGTCAGCTGGAGGCGGTTCGTAACGCTTCGCTTGCCACAATGCCTGCTGTGGTGGTGCTCGGAATTTTTTTGGCGTGGGTGATTGTCCGCATGATTTTACGCCCCATTCGCCAAATGGCAGACCAGATGAATGTACGCCCCGGCGTGCCGTTGCGGCCCGATGATATTTCTGATCTTGGGATTCGTGTCCGGGGGCTTTTGGATGATGTGGACAGTACCCACGATCAGCTTGAACGCAGTCAGGAGTCGCTCAAACAGTCCGAAAAATGGGCACTGACAGGCAAGCTGGCAGCGGGCGTCGCTCACAGCATTCGCAATCCGCTGACCTCGGTAAAGATTCGCCTCTTTTCGCTGGGGCGAAGTCTGCGCCTGAATGATGACCAGAAAGAAGACTTTGAGGTCATTACCGAAGAGATTCGGCACATCGACGGTATCGCCCGAAACTTTCTTGAGTTCTCCCGTCCGCCAAAACTTCAGATACAGGACGTGGATGTTTCGGACATTGTGGAAAGTGCGCTGACGCTTTTGCGGCATCGACTGGATTCGTATGAAGTCGACATTGTGCACAATCGTTCAGAGAAGAGTCTGCCTATTCATGGCGATCCAGATCAGCTGAAAGAAGTGCTGGTCAATCTGCTCATTAATGCCTGCGATGCAATGGGCCGCGGTGGGTCGATTACGCTCTCGGCAGAGAAGGGCTATGTGCGTCCAATGGGAGACATTGTGACGCTCAAGGTCAGGGACACCGGACCGGGTATTTCTGAGCAGCACCTTTCCCGGCTTTTCCAGCCCTTTTATTCCTCCAAGGAAGAAGGCACAGGTCTTGGGCTGTCCATTGCCAAGCGGATTGTGGAGGAGCACAACGGGACCATTACTGTAAAGTCTCGCCTTGGTGAGGGAACAACATTTACCATAACGCTTCCAGCACAGGAGAAAGGAACGTGGCATCGATTCTCATAG
- a CDS encoding sigma-54-dependent transcriptional regulator: protein MASILIVDDDAQLNQSFGRLLRQEGYDVLQAPSAEEGIRVVEQNCPDLVIMDVRLPGMTGLEGFTVMHKHEPRLPVIIMTAFGTTETAIEATKLGAFDYVLKPFDVPDLLALVEQALDAGRFMRTRVDVDAAPESDSPYALVGRSPAMQEVYKAIGRVSQTDATVLVRGESGTGKELVARSIYQHSGRTEKPFIVINCVAIPETLLESELFGYEKGAFTGAVSRRVGKIEQADGGTIFLDEIGDMPFTIQAKLLRLLEEKSVERLGAARAHSVDVRIIAATNRDLEAAVQEGRFREDLYYRLKVVTLNLPPLRSREGDVDLLAEHFLSRHARELETHNPGMTPEALQILEQHVWPGNVRELNNAMHKALIFSRGCPVTPENAHQALYGEEDVHPAAKEDVGSLARKWIVQQLTTKKEGHCFDTIIDYFAKIAISEALRLTEGNRAQAAKLLGMSRPTLLSRIDRYDIQIDTLISRDE from the coding sequence GTGGCATCGATTCTCATAGTTGATGATGACGCCCAGCTGAATCAAAGCTTTGGGCGTTTGCTGCGACAGGAGGGCTATGACGTCTTACAGGCTCCATCAGCCGAGGAAGGCATTCGTGTTGTGGAGCAGAACTGTCCTGATCTTGTGATTATGGACGTGCGGCTTCCGGGGATGACTGGCCTTGAGGGCTTTACGGTCATGCATAAGCACGAGCCTCGGCTTCCGGTGATTATTATGACGGCGTTCGGCACCACGGAAACTGCTATTGAAGCGACCAAGCTTGGTGCCTTTGACTATGTGCTCAAGCCTTTTGATGTTCCGGACCTTTTGGCTTTGGTTGAGCAGGCTCTTGATGCGGGGCGCTTTATGCGAACCCGGGTCGATGTGGACGCTGCACCAGAAAGTGATTCTCCCTATGCGCTGGTCGGGCGAAGCCCTGCCATGCAGGAAGTCTACAAGGCCATTGGCCGGGTTTCGCAGACAGACGCCACAGTTTTGGTGCGTGGAGAATCCGGGACAGGCAAGGAACTGGTGGCGCGGTCTATTTATCAGCACAGCGGCCGTACGGAAAAACCGTTTATCGTTATCAACTGTGTGGCGATTCCTGAAACGCTGCTGGAGAGCGAACTGTTTGGCTATGAGAAAGGCGCATTCACTGGCGCTGTGAGCCGACGGGTGGGCAAAATTGAGCAGGCCGATGGGGGCACAATCTTTCTGGATGAGATCGGCGACATGCCGTTTACCATTCAGGCAAAGCTGTTGCGCCTGCTCGAAGAGAAGAGTGTCGAGCGGCTGGGCGCGGCCCGGGCGCATTCCGTTGACGTTCGCATTATTGCCGCGACGAACCGAGACCTTGAGGCCGCTGTTCAGGAAGGACGTTTTCGGGAAGACCTGTATTATCGGCTCAAGGTGGTTACGCTGAACCTGCCCCCCCTGCGCAGCAGGGAAGGGGACGTGGACTTGCTGGCGGAGCATTTTCTTTCCCGGCATGCGCGGGAGCTGGAGACGCATAATCCGGGCATGACGCCAGAGGCTTTGCAGATTCTGGAGCAGCATGTGTGGCCGGGCAACGTGCGCGAGCTGAATAATGCCATGCACAAGGCTTTGATCTTTTCGCGGGGGTGTCCGGTGACTCCTGAGAATGCGCATCAGGCCCTGTATGGTGAAGAGGATGTTCACCCTGCGGCAAAGGAAGACGTGGGGAGTCTGGCGCGAAAATGGATTGTGCAGCAGCTGACCACCAAAAAGGAAGGGCACTGTTTTGATACGATCATCGACTACTTTGCAAAAATTGCCATCTCTGAGGCGCTTCGGCTGACTGAGGGGAACCGGGCGCAGGCGGCAAAGCTTTTAGGCATGTCGCGGCCCACTTTGCTTTCTCGAATAGATCGCTATGATATTCAGATAGATACACTCATTTCCAGAGACGAGTGA
- a CDS encoding response regulator — protein MKNRTHKGHTPTVILAERNSRIRRFLEREFRSEGYCVVSVGDGRELRKAAQSTAEPDVFVIDIEVPYLEEGLLDSHGNLALHPLIVHALMPEAAHLVVLAQAEAVVEKKADPSSLKQTVARLLACDDAQSSSSSSEIEKCSPFPLSQEPKYES, from the coding sequence ATGAAGAATCGAACACACAAAGGGCACACTCCTACAGTCATTCTCGCAGAACGCAATTCTCGGATTCGACGTTTTCTTGAGCGCGAGTTTCGGTCCGAAGGCTATTGCGTTGTGTCTGTGGGGGATGGTCGCGAACTGCGAAAAGCAGCGCAGTCAACGGCTGAGCCTGATGTGTTTGTCATAGATATAGAGGTTCCTTACCTGGAGGAAGGTCTTCTTGATTCGCATGGAAATCTCGCATTGCACCCCCTGATCGTCCATGCCCTCATGCCAGAGGCTGCGCATCTGGTTGTCCTGGCACAGGCAGAAGCCGTGGTTGAAAAAAAAGCTGACCCAAGCTCCCTGAAACAGACCGTGGCACGACTTCTTGCCTGTGATGATGCGCAGTCCTCTTCCTCCTCTTCCGAAATCGAGAAATGTTCTCCTTTCCCTCTTTCGCAGGAGCCGAAATATGAAAGCTGA
- a CDS encoding sensor histidine kinase → MKAEEALHDSRYYRRLTQIMASIIAVVSLTPLLLISGISSSRFGAAFEEKVEAQLREMVQKHQQTIDLYLSEKLGELRLVSRSLDVNELRDSLSLETELKHLQEEFSGAFVDLGFVAPDGIQLAYAGPYALAHADYSDAGWFRQAMDQEFYISDVFLGLRGVPHFIIAVRQIWNGEPWILRATIDFMAFNALVENIRIGRTGSAYIINTSGTFQTGPRHEQPLDAQWFIKAHQEHVEETEGPTHPGSLRHPLRPYWASAFMPDRVSIFRHVDPQDVDTIYVSTPLKGGDWILVYRQDVADAFSELQRTRRIIFFIVGAGGITIILTAVFLAQWMVRGIRRADKQKEVMNDQIIEAGRMASLGELAAGIAHEINNPVAIMVEEAGWIGDLLGDEEKLENIQEEIERSVDQIQTQGIRCKEITHKLLSFARKLDPTPQALDLNALVSDLVGLSDQRSRCGNCKVMLDLSEDLPRMSASPSELQQVILNLVNNAVDAVGSDGGTVTVTTRQDGQDIVLLVRDSGAGIPQANLNRIFDPFFTTKPVGKGTGLGLSIVYGIVQKMGGEISVESTPNVGTEFMLRLPIGEPDEPSQPEHEQAGGADTDQQDKERTS, encoded by the coding sequence ATGAAAGCTGAAGAGGCTCTTCACGACTCCCGCTATTACCGCAGGCTCACGCAGATCATGGCCAGCATTATTGCCGTGGTCTCGCTGACGCCACTGTTATTGATTAGCGGCATTAGCTCCTCCCGTTTTGGGGCCGCCTTTGAAGAAAAGGTCGAAGCCCAGCTTCGGGAGATGGTGCAAAAGCACCAGCAGACAATAGACCTGTATTTGTCTGAAAAGCTTGGAGAGTTGCGTCTGGTCTCGCGCAGCCTTGATGTCAATGAGCTGCGTGACAGCCTGAGTCTGGAGACAGAACTCAAGCACCTTCAGGAAGAATTTAGCGGAGCCTTTGTGGATTTGGGCTTCGTTGCCCCGGATGGGATCCAGCTTGCCTATGCTGGCCCGTATGCCCTCGCTCACGCGGACTATTCCGATGCGGGCTGGTTTAGGCAGGCCATGGATCAGGAATTTTATATCAGCGACGTGTTTCTCGGACTTCGGGGCGTTCCGCATTTCATTATTGCGGTCCGCCAGATTTGGAACGGAGAACCGTGGATACTTCGGGCCACCATCGATTTTATGGCCTTTAACGCGCTGGTTGAAAATATACGTATTGGCAGAACAGGTAGCGCCTACATCATCAATACCTCGGGCACTTTCCAGACTGGACCACGGCATGAGCAGCCCCTCGATGCACAGTGGTTCATAAAGGCGCACCAAGAGCATGTGGAGGAGACGGAAGGACCTACGCACCCCGGGTCCCTCCGTCACCCCCTCCGACCTTACTGGGCATCGGCGTTTATGCCTGACCGGGTATCTATCTTCCGGCATGTCGATCCGCAGGATGTGGATACCATTTATGTCTCGACCCCACTCAAGGGTGGCGACTGGATACTCGTATATCGGCAGGATGTTGCGGATGCCTTTTCAGAACTCCAGCGGACTCGCAGAATTATTTTCTTCATTGTTGGTGCTGGTGGAATAACCATCATTTTAACCGCTGTTTTCCTTGCGCAGTGGATGGTTCGCGGCATCCGGCGGGCAGACAAACAAAAGGAAGTCATGAATGACCAGATCATAGAGGCTGGTCGCATGGCCTCACTTGGTGAGCTGGCAGCTGGCATCGCCCACGAAATCAACAATCCCGTTGCCATCATGGTCGAGGAGGCCGGATGGATTGGGGATCTCCTCGGAGACGAAGAAAAGCTGGAGAATATACAGGAAGAAATCGAGCGTTCTGTGGATCAGATTCAGACGCAGGGCATTCGATGCAAGGAAATTACGCACAAACTGCTCTCGTTTGCACGCAAACTCGATCCCACCCCGCAGGCCCTTGACCTTAATGCTCTCGTCTCAGATCTGGTGGGCCTGTCAGATCAGCGTTCCAGATGTGGAAACTGCAAAGTCATGCTGGATCTTTCCGAGGATCTGCCACGTATGTCTGCCTCTCCTTCGGAACTCCAGCAAGTCATTTTGAATCTTGTCAATAACGCTGTGGATGCCGTTGGAAGTGACGGCGGAACCGTGACTGTGACCACCCGGCAGGATGGGCAGGACATTGTGCTCTTGGTTCGTGACTCTGGCGCAGGCATACCACAGGCAAATCTGAATCGTATTTTTGATCCATTTTTTACCACCAAGCCCGTTGGAAAGGGCACCGGACTGGGCCTGTCGATTGTGTACGGCATTGTTCAGAAAATGGGTGGTGAAATCAGCGTAGAAAGTACCCCAAACGTGGGCACGGAGTTCATGCTTCGTTTGCCCATCGGGGAGCCGGATGAGCCTTCTCAGCCGGAACATGAACAGGCTGGCGGTGCAGACACTGACCAGCAGGACAAGGAGAGGACATCATGA
- a CDS encoding response regulator: MTRLKTGVLIVDDEQPFVDALNRRLGKRGFECLSAHSGADALEKLALNTHVDVVVLDIRMPGMDGIEALRRIRSSFPLVQVIMLTGHGTVESAVDGMKYGAFDYLIKPCDIEELAAKITEAKERKGDEEDEILEEESQNIVLRRGD, from the coding sequence ATGACTCGACTCAAAACGGGCGTGCTGATTGTTGATGACGAGCAGCCGTTTGTTGATGCCCTGAACAGACGACTGGGGAAGCGTGGTTTTGAATGCCTGAGTGCACATTCCGGGGCGGATGCACTGGAAAAGCTCGCTCTTAATACGCATGTGGATGTGGTGGTTCTCGATATCCGCATGCCGGGCATGGATGGCATCGAAGCCCTGCGGCGCATTCGGTCCAGCTTTCCGCTGGTGCAGGTCATTATGCTCACCGGGCACGGCACTGTTGAATCCGCCGTTGATGGCATGAAGTATGGCGCTTTTGACTACCTGATTAAGCCCTGCGACATCGAAGAGCTTGCGGCCAAGATTACCGAAGCCAAAGAGCGGAAGGGCGATGAGGAAGACGAAATCCTCGAAGAGGAAAGCCAGAACATTGTGCTTCGGCGAGGGGATTAG
- a CDS encoding response regulator — protein sequence MTGHDSSYPQERTLSVLLVDDEKGYLEILQKRLKRRGILITGAPSGRDALQTLREQEFDLAVVDLKMQDMDGIELLKIFRRMVPDMPVLMLTGHGSQEAAQEGLRAGAFDYLTKPCELETLMKKMRAAARLKRAQS from the coding sequence ATGACAGGTCACGACAGCTCGTATCCACAGGAGCGCACTCTTTCTGTGCTGCTTGTTGATGACGAAAAGGGCTACCTGGAGATTTTGCAAAAGCGCCTCAAAAGGCGCGGCATTCTCATTACAGGTGCGCCCTCAGGTCGGGATGCGCTCCAGACTTTACGGGAGCAGGAATTCGATCTCGCTGTTGTTGATCTCAAGATGCAGGACATGGACGGCATCGAACTGTTGAAAATTTTCCGGCGCATGGTGCCGGACATGCCTGTGCTGATGCTCACCGGCCACGGGTCGCAGGAGGCAGCACAGGAGGGTCTGCGGGCCGGGGCGTTTGATTATCTTACTAAACCCTGCGAGCTGGAGACGCTTATGAAAAAGATGCGCGCAGCAGCTCGGCTCAAGAGGGCACAGTCATGA
- a CDS encoding response regulator, giving the protein MNDLECRLLLVDDERAFSEALARRLTHRGAEVMCAASGEEAVAVLKHDIFDVVVLDVKMPGIGGMGVLKHIRKYAPETEVIMLTGHADMDDAIRGMELGAYDYLLKPVNFTILLHRLQDATSQQPAEQNRAVPKERTGTSIEDT; this is encoded by the coding sequence ATGAACGATCTGGAATGTCGACTTCTTCTTGTGGATGACGAGCGAGCCTTTTCTGAGGCGCTGGCCCGTCGTCTGACGCATCGCGGAGCAGAAGTCATGTGTGCAGCAAGCGGTGAAGAAGCGGTCGCCGTGTTGAAGCACGACATTTTTGATGTGGTTGTGCTGGATGTAAAGATGCCCGGCATTGGCGGCATGGGCGTGCTGAAGCACATCCGGAAATATGCACCCGAAACAGAAGTCATCATGCTCACCGGGCACGCCGACATGGATGATGCCATTAGGGGCATGGAGCTTGGTGCCTATGATTACCTGCTCAAACCTGTGAATTTTACAATTCTTTTACACCGGCTGCAGGACGCCACGAGCCAGCAGCCAGCAGAACAAAATAGGGCAGTTCCCAAAGAACGCACGGGAACGTCGATTGAGGACACATGA
- a CDS encoding sulfite exporter TauE/SafE family protein, which yields MKLGKQMYQALLEGSKAYARWDLETSRNILTSKKRLFILALMVVPIVIGSIAIASPELPAILGGKKAYSPAFYTPVIFGVSIVIGLCAGLITGCIGAGGGFIITPALMSAGIKGILAVGTDLFHIFAKAIMGTAIHKKLGNVSVGLAVAFLVGSILGVTGGGVINRALYNFNPLLSDTFISLIYVFLLGFLGIYALQDFLKLRRSENAPQAEQVVAAEKKSHRRSLPECLQASRIPPLISFDEDLTPGGKKIPALFVALCGGVVGFAAAIMGVGGGFLTFPMFVYILGVSSFTTVGTDILQIIFTAGYGAISQYAIYGFIFYTLAMGMLLGSLIGIQVGALTTKVVKGIYIRGFYATAILAGFVNRLFALPAKLNDMKVISISPSLASVSTDIGNFLFFITIGIFAVWVLSKFFGNMKLLREEA from the coding sequence ATGAAGCTCGGAAAGCAGATGTATCAGGCGCTTTTGGAGGGTTCCAAAGCCTACGCACGGTGGGATTTGGAAACATCCAGAAACATACTCACCAGTAAGAAAAGACTGTTCATTCTCGCCCTCATGGTTGTGCCAATCGTTATCGGCTCCATAGCCATAGCGTCACCAGAACTTCCGGCAATTTTGGGCGGGAAAAAGGCGTACTCACCCGCATTCTACACGCCTGTGATTTTTGGCGTGTCCATTGTGATTGGCCTGTGCGCCGGGCTTATTACCGGCTGCATCGGCGCTGGCGGCGGGTTTATCATTACCCCGGCACTGATGAGTGCGGGTATCAAGGGCATTCTGGCCGTTGGTACCGACCTCTTTCACATCTTTGCCAAGGCCATCATGGGCACGGCAATTCACAAGAAGCTGGGCAACGTCTCAGTGGGACTGGCAGTCGCCTTTCTGGTTGGCTCCATCCTTGGCGTGACGGGTGGCGGTGTCATTAACCGCGCGCTCTACAACTTTAACCCGCTTCTTTCTGATACCTTTATCAGCCTCATTTACGTGTTCCTGCTGGGTTTCCTTGGTATTTATGCCTTGCAGGATTTCCTGAAACTGCGTCGCAGCGAGAACGCTCCGCAGGCAGAGCAGGTGGTCGCGGCCGAGAAAAAATCGCACCGTCGCTCGTTGCCAGAGTGTTTGCAGGCAAGTCGTATTCCGCCACTCATTAGTTTTGACGAAGATCTGACTCCCGGCGGGAAGAAGATCCCGGCCCTGTTTGTTGCCCTGTGTGGTGGCGTTGTTGGCTTTGCCGCAGCCATCATGGGCGTTGGCGGTGGATTCCTGACCTTCCCTATGTTCGTGTACATCCTTGGCGTTTCGTCCTTTACCACAGTCGGTACGGATATTCTCCAGATTATCTTTACCGCTGGCTATGGCGCCATTTCCCAGTATGCCATTTATGGATTCATCTTCTATACCCTCGCAATGGGGATGCTGCTTGGCTCGCTGATCGGCATTCAGGTTGGCGCGCTGACCACAAAGGTCGTCAAGGGAATCTACATTCGCGGATTCTATGCCACCGCAATTCTGGCAGGATTCGTCAACCGGCTCTTTGCCCTTCCGGCAAAGCTCAATGACATGAAGGTCATTTCCATTTCTCCTTCTCTTGCCTCTGTGAGCACGGATATTGGCAACTTCCTGTTCTTCATTACCATTGGCATTTTCGCAGTGTGGGTTCTGTCGAAGTTCTTCGGCAACATGAAGCTGCTGCGAGAGGAGGCATAA
- a CDS encoding PEP/pyruvate-binding domain-containing protein, protein MAWLRSIVDRMAGITRERPSSTEREERRLACRNQHHSFQILLAANSRALELMSDVEEVLHGGRVFGMSFVRASCTAMSVSVYNVIKHLDNIAPGKYQQLFSRFDSIQTQITEALAPTRTKMNTDRVVPLEIVDKNLADVVGSKMANLGEITSQIGLPVPAGFVVTVRGFDEFMSQDGLQEEIERLIQATKVEDMSERFALSAQIQQKIMETKLPEKLEHSLFEQFDILNKRLGPNLHISLRSSALGEDAVGTSFAGQFRSLLNVDRDTLADAYREVVASLYGLPALSYRLNRGIRDEDVAMCVGGMAMVDSVAGGVVYSRSPVNVRDRAVIIHAVWGLPKLVVDGKATPDRIEVSRPHPGESVLHIRSRVTAHKTEKYICRKEEGVVLVEQPEEQIDAPALGDDHALQLADMATRLEDYYGTPQDIEWCLDTYGRLYILQCRPLARRDSAEVVPEAATRRYGEPVSTGGQTASPGVGCGPVYRVESDVDALQFPPGSVLVTRLALPKWASLLNWCAAVVTEQGSVTGHFANVAREFGIPVITGHTGALSTLRPRRVVTVDADGCVIYPGCVDDLLQRGKPRPDLMKGSPVYELLRQISKLLLPLNLVDPDSPDFRVRNIRSLHDITRFCHEKAVHEMFESNMNRDQEDCASKRLVDKGEATQFWVVDLEDGFVRPEDGNSVDISNIASVPMLALWAGISAIPWEGPPRVNTRGFMSIVAEATVNPALHPALQSKFANRNYFLVSRDYCNLQSRFGFHFSTVEAVAGDRPQRNYVNFRFAGGAADYDRRCRRARFIGGILEDIDFYVNVRGDTVLARYEGFPKDVMCTQLRVMGYLTMHTRQLDMIMADAEATSIHRKKIMADVEKLLSPQSQ, encoded by the coding sequence ATGGCATGGCTTCGAAGCATAGTTGACAGAATGGCAGGCATCACGCGGGAACGCCCCAGCAGTACGGAGCGTGAGGAACGCAGACTGGCCTGTCGCAACCAGCATCACAGCTTTCAGATTCTGCTGGCTGCCAACTCGCGTGCTTTGGAGCTGATGAGTGATGTGGAAGAAGTCCTGCACGGTGGGCGCGTGTTTGGCATGTCCTTTGTCCGGGCAAGCTGCACAGCCATGTCGGTGAGCGTGTACAACGTCATCAAGCATCTCGATAACATCGCTCCGGGCAAATATCAGCAGCTGTTTAGCCGTTTTGACAGCATACAGACACAGATCACGGAGGCCCTTGCTCCGACCCGGACCAAGATGAATACGGACAGGGTTGTTCCGCTGGAAATCGTCGACAAGAATCTTGCGGACGTTGTGGGGAGCAAGATGGCGAACCTTGGTGAAATTACCAGTCAGATTGGTTTGCCTGTGCCTGCGGGCTTTGTGGTGACAGTTCGCGGTTTTGACGAGTTTATGAGTCAGGACGGTTTGCAGGAAGAGATAGAACGGCTGATTCAGGCTACGAAAGTGGAAGACATGAGCGAGCGCTTTGCGCTGTCCGCCCAGATTCAGCAAAAAATAATGGAGACGAAGCTCCCAGAGAAACTGGAGCACAGTCTTTTTGAACAGTTTGATATTTTGAATAAGCGACTTGGACCGAATCTGCATATTTCGCTGCGGTCCAGTGCCCTTGGTGAGGATGCCGTAGGAACCTCCTTTGCCGGGCAGTTTCGCTCACTTTTGAATGTTGACCGGGATACACTTGCAGACGCCTACCGGGAAGTTGTGGCTAGCCTGTATGGGTTACCCGCCCTGAGCTACAGGCTGAACAGAGGTATACGCGATGAAGACGTCGCCATGTGTGTTGGTGGTATGGCTATGGTGGATTCCGTAGCCGGGGGCGTTGTGTATTCCAGAAGCCCTGTGAATGTACGCGACAGGGCGGTTATCATTCACGCGGTCTGGGGTCTTCCCAAACTGGTGGTGGATGGGAAGGCGACCCCGGACCGCATAGAAGTTTCCCGCCCGCATCCCGGAGAGAGCGTGTTGCACATCCGCTCGCGGGTGACGGCGCACAAAACGGAAAAATATATATGCCGCAAGGAAGAGGGCGTTGTGCTGGTCGAACAGCCAGAAGAGCAGATTGATGCCCCCGCTCTTGGCGATGACCACGCCTTGCAACTTGCGGACATGGCGACTCGGCTGGAAGACTATTACGGAACACCACAGGATATTGAGTGGTGTCTGGATACTTATGGCCGGTTGTATATCCTCCAGTGTCGGCCTCTGGCGCGGCGCGACTCTGCCGAAGTCGTGCCAGAGGCAGCGACGCGGCGCTATGGCGAACCTGTGTCCACAGGTGGCCAGACGGCAAGTCCCGGCGTTGGCTGCGGCCCTGTGTATCGGGTCGAAAGTGATGTCGACGCCCTCCAGTTTCCTCCCGGATCTGTACTCGTGACCCGTCTGGCCCTGCCAAAGTGGGCTTCACTCCTGAACTGGTGCGCGGCGGTTGTGACCGAGCAGGGCAGTGTGACCGGGCATTTTGCCAACGTGGCGCGGGAGTTTGGTATTCCTGTCATCACAGGGCATACCGGGGCCTTGAGCACGCTGAGACCTCGACGGGTTGTGACTGTTGATGCTGACGGCTGTGTGATTTATCCGGGCTGTGTGGATGACCTGTTGCAGCGGGGGAAGCCTCGCCCTGATCTCATGAAGGGCAGTCCTGTTTATGAGCTGCTCCGGCAGATCAGCAAGCTCCTTCTGCCCCTGAACCTTGTTGATCCGGATTCCCCGGATTTTCGGGTGCGCAACATTCGCTCGTTGCACGACATTACGCGTTTTTGTCATGAGAAGGCCGTGCACGAGATGTTTGAAAGCAACATGAATCGCGATCAGGAAGACTGCGCGAGCAAGCGGCTGGTGGACAAGGGAGAAGCAACCCAGTTTTGGGTCGTTGATCTTGAGGATGGGTTTGTGCGTCCAGAAGACGGAAATTCTGTGGACATCAGCAATATTGCGTCTGTTCCCATGCTGGCCCTTTGGGCGGGGATTAGCGCTATCCCGTGGGAAGGACCGCCGCGAGTTAACACGCGAGGCTTTATGTCCATTGTTGCCGAGGCGACCGTTAATCCTGCATTGCACCCAGCCTTGCAGTCCAAGTTTGCGAACCGGAATTATTTTTTGGTGTCCCGTGATTACTGCAACTTGCAGTCGCGCTTTGGGTTTCATTTTTCAACGGTCGAAGCCGTTGCCGGAGATCGGCCGCAGCGAAACTATGTGAATTTCCGTTTTGCCGGTGGAGCTGCTGATTATGATCGCCGTTGTCGGCGTGCGCGGTTTATTGGCGGGATTCTTGAGGACATTGATTTTTACGTGAACGTCAGGGGCGATACCGTCCTTGCCCGCTACGAAGGATTTCCAAAGGATGTGATGTGCACGCAGCTTCGGGTCATGGGGTATTTGACGATGCACACGCGTCAGCTCGACATGATTATGGCGGATGCTGAGGCCACCAGTATTCACCGCAAAAAGATTATGGCCGATGTTGAAAAATTGCTCTCGCCTCAGTCGCAGTAG